In a genomic window of Longimicrobium terrae:
- a CDS encoding biosynthetic peptidoglycan transglycosylase: MAVTGSGLLAAWRDVPGLRHGRPGPTAYMRLRASPDETPPPPRWTAIGDLSPYALCAIVGAEDPDFFAHNGVAWGRFARRSVSALRAGRRIGGVSTITQQLARNLYLHPRRSITRKTAEMALAGRMERALDKARILELYVNVAEWGRGVWGIGSAAEAWFGAAARELNPFQAVVLASLLPAPRAPLAGGNLNRALASQTDVLHFLYGAGVMNLHAWRETTERLMAAAGALRAGRPVDEVLRETGAPPYSPRAEIGRAPGAAELLASGCARRERAVYAALIHAAADRRSLMARLPLRWAGALSG; encoded by the coding sequence ATGGCGGTGACGGGTTCCGGCCTGCTCGCCGCGTGGCGCGATGTGCCGGGGCTGCGCCACGGGCGCCCCGGCCCCACCGCGTACATGCGGCTGCGCGCCTCGCCGGACGAAACGCCCCCCCCGCCGCGGTGGACCGCCATCGGGGATCTTTCGCCGTACGCGCTCTGCGCCATCGTGGGCGCGGAAGACCCGGACTTCTTTGCGCACAACGGCGTGGCGTGGGGCCGGTTCGCCCGGCGGTCGGTTTCCGCGCTGCGGGCGGGGCGGCGCATCGGCGGCGTCAGCACCATCACCCAGCAGCTCGCGCGCAACCTGTATCTGCATCCACGGCGGTCCATCACCCGAAAGACGGCGGAGATGGCGCTGGCCGGGCGGATGGAGCGCGCGCTGGACAAGGCGCGCATCCTGGAGCTGTACGTGAACGTGGCGGAGTGGGGGCGGGGCGTGTGGGGGATCGGGAGCGCCGCGGAGGCGTGGTTCGGCGCGGCCGCGCGGGAGCTGAACCCGTTTCAGGCCGTGGTGCTGGCCAGCCTTCTCCCCGCGCCGCGCGCGCCGCTCGCCGGCGGCAACCTGAACCGCGCGCTCGCCAGCCAGACGGACGTCCTCCACTTCCTGTACGGCGCGGGGGTGATGAACCTGCACGCGTGGCGGGAAACGACGGAGCGGCTGATGGCGGCGGCGGGCGCGCTACGTGCCGGCCGCCCTGTGGACGAAGTGCTGCGGGAGACCGGCGCCCCGCCCTACTCGCCGCGGGCGGAGATCGGGCGCGCGCCGGGCGCGGCGGAGCTCCTGGCCAGCGGGTGCGCGCGGCGGGAGCGCGCCGTGTACGCCGCCCTCATCCACGCCGCGGCGGACCGGCGAAGCCTGATGGCCCGCCTGCCGCTCCGGTGGGCGGGAGCGCTGTCCGGGTGA
- a CDS encoding cysteine peptidase family C39 domain-containing protein, whose amino-acid sequence MRVPLIRQSGASDCGVAVLEMVLRHYGLPCERHELRRALGGTEGGSTLESLRDAARALGLDAEGFDAPLEMLGEVPTPAILHWRQGHFVVLEGFSGGLACIADPARGRLRMSRAELSGMYGGTALVLEPAHPAALAVGRSAEEAGPVRALLAPWLRAERGRILDLGAAAAGMAAAASASAWGAGRARSALDGGWMDAAPSLSAAVVAAALAAGLGLYAAGVESALRRTLAAFLAGRFARVAAGAPYDYLASRTPRFLGNLAGDIDPTVNPRIPPLRCMRLLALALAGTATVLGISGMTGGVLAAALAAIAAGAEWRARRWNRRAARWRPRVQAAREWAWAVLARPAELRAAGSLTAALARWNQAREQAQAAVAGEPVTAPGPHAAGLGVAFVVLALLTSPLAPGDALAVLLLGTAALTATHVLAGDLQLLRGWMRTLATLADAEREAPRPTDIRPSGSGTLHCRAARYAAGGRERLSSTTLEANTGAAIGVTGDAEARAALAQLILGLVPPSGGEVTVGGVPVWGMEEARRGPVCAGVLSGAHPVPGTLLDNFRVVHPACTRADVLDACARVGLSGWLAALPLAELTPLTPAVLRGEVPRLLCLARLLPRLPRVLVLDGTLDELDAERARALALDLGALPCTVVLCTGRPEIIPPAFRSIHLSSSPAA is encoded by the coding sequence GTGCGTGTGCCCCTGATCCGGCAGTCGGGCGCGAGCGACTGCGGAGTGGCGGTGCTGGAGATGGTGCTGCGGCACTACGGCCTGCCCTGCGAGCGCCACGAACTGCGCCGCGCGCTGGGCGGCACGGAAGGCGGATCCACGCTGGAATCCCTCCGGGACGCGGCCCGCGCGCTGGGGCTGGATGCGGAGGGCTTCGACGCCCCGCTGGAGATGCTGGGCGAGGTGCCTACGCCCGCCATTCTGCACTGGCGGCAGGGCCACTTCGTGGTGCTGGAAGGGTTTTCCGGCGGCCTCGCCTGCATCGCCGACCCCGCGCGCGGCCGCCTGCGCATGAGCCGGGCGGAGCTGTCGGGGATGTACGGCGGCACGGCGCTGGTGCTGGAGCCGGCGCATCCCGCCGCGCTGGCCGTCGGACGCAGCGCGGAGGAGGCCGGGCCGGTGCGCGCGCTGCTCGCCCCGTGGCTGCGCGCGGAGCGGGGACGCATCCTGGACCTCGGCGCGGCGGCGGCGGGGATGGCGGCGGCCGCCTCCGCGTCGGCGTGGGGGGCCGGGCGGGCCCGATCCGCGCTGGACGGGGGATGGATGGACGCGGCGCCCTCCCTTTCCGCCGCCGTGGTCGCCGCCGCGCTGGCCGCGGGGCTCGGGCTGTACGCGGCGGGGGTGGAGTCCGCGCTGCGCCGCACGCTGGCCGCCTTCCTCGCCGGCCGCTTTGCCCGCGTGGCCGCGGGAGCGCCGTACGACTATCTCGCCTCGCGGACGCCGCGCTTTCTCGGGAACTTGGCGGGGGACATCGATCCCACCGTAAACCCCCGCATTCCGCCGCTGCGGTGCATGCGGCTGCTGGCGCTGGCGCTCGCCGGCACGGCCACGGTGCTCGGGATTTCGGGGATGACCGGGGGCGTGCTGGCCGCGGCGCTCGCGGCCATTGCCGCCGGCGCCGAGTGGCGCGCGCGGCGATGGAACCGGCGCGCCGCGCGGTGGCGGCCGCGGGTGCAGGCCGCGCGCGAGTGGGCGTGGGCGGTGCTGGCGCGCCCCGCGGAACTGCGCGCGGCGGGGAGCCTGACGGCCGCGCTGGCGCGGTGGAACCAGGCGCGGGAGCAGGCGCAGGCGGCCGTGGCCGGCGAGCCGGTCACCGCGCCCGGGCCGCACGCCGCGGGGTTGGGGGTCGCGTTCGTGGTGCTCGCCCTCCTCACCTCTCCGCTCGCGCCGGGAGACGCGCTCGCCGTCCTTCTGCTCGGCACCGCCGCCCTCACTGCGACCCACGTGCTGGCGGGCGACCTGCAGCTGCTGCGCGGGTGGATGCGGACGCTGGCGACGCTCGCGGACGCGGAGCGGGAAGCGCCTCGCCCAACCGATATCCGTCCATCCGGCTCCGGCACGCTCCACTGCCGCGCCGCCCGCTACGCCGCGGGCGGGCGCGAACGCCTGTCATCCACCACGTTGGAGGCCAATACGGGCGCGGCGATCGGCGTCACCGGCGACGCGGAGGCCCGGGCCGCCCTGGCGCAGCTGATCCTGGGCCTGGTGCCGCCCTCCGGCGGCGAAGTTACGGTCGGCGGCGTGCCCGTGTGGGGGATGGAGGAAGCGCGCCGCGGCCCGGTGTGCGCGGGCGTCCTTTCCGGCGCGCACCCCGTCCCCGGCACGCTGCTGGACAACTTTCGCGTCGTGCACCCGGCATGCACGCGGGCGGACGTGCTGGATGCCTGCGCGCGCGTGGGCCTGTCCGGATGGCTCGCCGCGCTCCCCCTGGCCGAACTCACCCCCCTGACCCCCGCCGTGCTTCGCGGCGAGGTGCCGCGGCTGCTCTGCCTGGCGCGCCTGCTGCCGCGGCTTCCCCGCGTGCTGGTGCTGGACGGCACGCTGGATGAACTGGACGCGGAACGGGCCCGGGCGCTCGCCCTCGACCTCGGCGCCCTTCCCTGCACCGTCGTGCTCTGCACCGGGCGGCCGGAGATCATTCCCCCCGCGTTCCGGTCGATCCACCTCTCCTCATCCCCCGCCGCCTGA